In Lycium ferocissimum isolate CSIRO_LF1 chromosome 11, AGI_CSIRO_Lferr_CH_V1, whole genome shotgun sequence, a single genomic region encodes these proteins:
- the LOC132035855 gene encoding WPP domain-interacting protein 2-like encodes MTTTLQDLDDPDRNKVENNGSNVVVIDNPVLDEAKSKGTGTADLVGSPPSVKSSPTAKGFGLKKWRRIRRQAHKDGDSNTESAKLLKRGLSNAAANPAKPVHLSAGTIRNSDGSVSSANAILRSPGVLVDGFGLIGDSGLAIRPIVFGGTNSENSEDRSSRSSTAASAPRARYEIPIVHGYVPVKNGQRTQSGNYMGTSAQQSHPRKGRSEASKKARGERVKLEKENSHSSLESDSQSSNFLPKQSNNHATSNGTKGGSSVNNDGQFSDEALTREIPFSEELQTGLDRRNGKECETEEDQGAESTWEVKEERSEYQGLSTDHDPLLESMFTLQAAQETLEREIQKLKEIRIEDVVIDHSLQNVGISSDFSSGDTDFPGPNASEHSQSRNGEQHSFDSLESEVVSLKQNSILLQNKLNDESDLIKLEEARVTELEALLCSNSKKEEKKTGNDLHQSIEDIEGELECLFRQKIEAEIEYLAISRTIQMLRTATIDQATLVEDQDLLATEQARMVKKLGDSEKKAAIVKSQVKNLENYRDDVASTNKTLELQKGVCKYSSYFLIQLVLLAIVFGLYMLQISPDAVEVVPT; translated from the exons ATGACCACAACACTTCAAGATTTGGATGATCCTGATCGAAACAAGGTTGAAAACAATGGGTCTAATGTTGTTGTGATCGATAACCCTGTTTTGGATGAAGCTAAAAGTAAGGGCACTGGAACTGCAGACCTAGTGGGTTCACCTCCCTCAGTGAAATCCTCACCAACAGCTAAAGGGTTTGGCTTGAAGAAATGGAGAAGGATCAGGCGGCAAGCACACAAGGATGGGGATAGTAACACAGAGAGTGCTAAATTGTTGAAGCGTGGTTTGTCGAACGCCGCTGCAAATCCAGCAAAACCTGTACATTTATCTGCTGGAACAATCCGAAATAGTGATGGATCTGTTTCTTCAGCAAATGCAATATTGAGGAGCCCTGGTGTTCTTGTTGATGGCTTTGGTTTAATTGGTGATTCTGGGTTGGCGATTCGGCCTATAGTTTTTGGTGGGACTAACTCAGAGAATAGCGAGGACCGAAGTAGTAGGTCTTCAACTGCAGCCAGTGCTCCAAGGGCAAGGTACGAAATACCTATCGTCCATGGTTATGTGCCTGTTAAGAATGGGCAGAGGACTCAAAGTGGGAATTACATGGGTACCTCGGCTCAGCAATCTCATCCGAGAAAGGGTCGCTCTGAAGCTAGTAAAAAGGCTAGAGGAGAAAGGGTCAAACTCGAGAAGGAAAACTCTCATTCAAGCTTGGAATCTGACTCACAAAGCTCCAATTTTCTCCCTAAGCAAAGTAATAATCATGCAACAAGTAATGGTACAAAAGGTGGAAGCTCAGTGAATAATGATGGACAATTCAGTGATGAAGCTCTCACCAGAGAAATACCATTCAGTGAGGAACTTCAGACTGGTCTAGATAGAAGAAATGGTAAGGAGTGCGAAACTGAAGAAGATCAAGGCGCTGAATCCACCTGGGAGGTTAAAGAAGAGAGGAGTGAGTATCAGGGGTTGTCCACAGATCACGATCCTCTGCTGGAGTCTATGTTCACCCTTCAAGCTGCTCAGGAAACTCTTGAAAGAG AAATTCAGAAATTGAAAGAAATCAGAATCGAAGATGTTGTCATTGACCATTCTCTTCAGAATGTTGGTATATCTTCAGATTTCAGTTCAGGTGACACAGATTTTCCTGGACCAAACGCATCTGAACATTCACAATCCAGGAACGGTGAGCAACATTCATTTGATTCATTGGAGTCTGAAGTGGTTAGCTTAAAGCAGAATAGTATACTATTGCAAAACAAGCTTAACGATGAATCAGACTTGATTAAGTTAGAGGAAGCGAGAGTTACTGAACTCGAAGCCCTCTTATGTAGTAActcaaagaaggaagaaaagaaaacaggAAATGATTTGCACCAGAGTATTGAGGACATTGAAGGAGAACTTGAGTGCCTCTTTAggcagaagattgaagctgaaATTGAATATTTAGCAATATCAAGAACAATCCAAATGTTGAGAACTGCAACGATCGATCAAGCAACCCTTGTGGAAGATCAAGATTTATTAGCTACAGAACAAGCACGGATGGTGAAGAAGCTTGGCGATTCAGAAAAGAAAGCTGCAATCGTCAAGTCGCAGGTTAAAAACTTGGAAAATTACCGTGATGATGTAGCGAGCACTAATAAAACACTGGAGCTGCAGAAGGGAGTCTGCAAGTATAGTTCCTATTTTTTGATACAATTGGTATTGCTGGCTATCGTCTTTGGACTGTATATGTTGCAGATCTCACCTGATGCTGTTGAAGTTGTACCGACATAG
- the LOC132036934 gene encoding uncharacterized protein At4g15545-like yields MSLSSSSDSSRVSGPDFHLSDEILSVIPIDPYDQLDLARKITSMAIASRVTKLESETGRLRQKVHEKDRVIAELQDKVSQLEQACHETEMRLKFTCEDNMKLSKERDSLAMTAKKMGRDLAKLETFKRQLVQSLSDDNSSQAETVDIGTYDQSTHKAYSVKEEVNSYGVHHSFGGSMDSTVINDDASKRAVQRFSMTPYITPRLTPTGTPKIISTSVSPRRYSVAASPQRTSGANSPTNFQYDGRGSMSSYFPSSQQSSAANSPPKARPLPGQTPRIDGKEFFRQARSRLSYEQFSAFLTNIKELNAQKQSREETLKKAEEIFGTDNKDLYLSFQGLLNRSAR; encoded by the exons GATTGACCCGTATGACCAATTGGATCTTGCTAGGAAGATTACTTCAATGGCTATAGCTTCTAGGGTTACGAAACTGGAGTCGGAAACGGGTCGGCTTCGTCAGAAGGTTCATGAAAAGGATCGGGTTATTGCGGAGCTCCAGGATAAAGTGTCTCAGCTCGAACAAGCTTGTCATGAAACTGAAATGCGGTTGAAATTCACTTGTGAAGATAAT ATGAAGCTTTCGAAGGAGAGGGATTCATTGGCTATGACAGCAAAGAAAATGGGTCGAGATTTGGCAAAG TTGGAGACTTTTAAACGGCAACTGGTGCAGTCTCTTAGTGATGATAATTCATCG CAAGCTGAAACTGTTGATATTGGCACTTACGACCAATCTACCCATAAGGCCTATTCTGTAAAGG AGGAGGTGAACAGCTATGGAGTACACCATTCTTTCGGTGGTTCTATGGACAGCACAGTAATTAATGATGATG CCTCAAAGCGAGCTGTGCAAAGATTTTCCATGACACCTTACATAACACCGCGTCTTACTCCAACTGGAACTCCCAAAATAATTTCAACTAGTGTATCTCCTAGAAGATATTCTGTTGCTGCATCTCCTCAGAGGACATCCGGTGCCAATTCTCCAACAAACTTTCAATATGACGGACGAGGTTCAATGTCATCTTATTTTCCATCAAGTCAACAGTCATCAGCAGCTAACTCTCCTCCAAAGGCACGCCCATTGCCAG GTCAAACTCCTCGAATTGATGGGAAGGAGTTCTTCCGACAAGCTAG GAGTCGTCTATCCTATGAGCAGTTCAGTGCATTTCTGACCAACATTAAGGAATTAAATGCACAAAAGCAATCTCGTGAG GAAACTTTGAAAAAAGCAGAAGAGATTTTCGGGACAGATAACAAAGATCTTTATCTGTCGTTCCAAGGTTTGCTTAACCGTAGTGCTCGGTGA
- the LOC132037677 gene encoding uncharacterized protein At4g26450-like — protein sequence MHARHRSPVGGYKSNSMGMGGVATASRVSPDGSVRGRGLHNSEYRNYNRGGFGRGQSRQFAFQQPSHGNDIFMEAGKLAAEYLVSKGLLPPNALSGKLPNGSLKSPIGNFQGFKPQDIDEGRTSTLSRVESEVGPGRRRFSDEYDRNYMRGRRRSESFRSYNSEFNRELQRSGSSDRARAYPDVNGLDDALPRDRDEQQVAKDSNGMLPSFVPGKQNPDIETAGESMSSDPKPALGDSGKETSTINTGNDLPLDGQPEQKKSEDIEMSKIEVDPVNLANSSDALEKIAGNEDIEVKLFSKEHNETSMTGNNLLSLCRFGNVPTRTRSALANRDLMVDEDAHEVGLPKETEVHSQDIPVDVSPGVILSDQRHDAKSLDSDKLKPPPTEEESRLTYAIKQLNEASSSSFPGNTLKEEEKIAGLSEIGSRSSIATGRGEKRELDDGDDCKGGTKRPRELTSLTSTFSDVFLYHSNSMEKHQTSQEPRRSHSEPLMFPSEEKRSVDISMIPESDVRLGSDFTEKQLLPSSFKAFDLNLMETSDVNENHDADPVHIFPVVTEGVKQEAPVDIHLTMSSNSDMTSHYARSSFDGRNVEVIDLENDSEQEEKTFNNPERRSEVEFTGTDGFSNNAHSTNNIPHAQDGYGLMISELLGNDIGNCSPLPGDMNSLHNDMGLHNGEGMLGDDDSIYMSLGEIPISFLSPWEQPPQEFGKPF from the exons atgcaCGCCAGGCATCGGAGTCCGGTAGGTGGGTATAAGTCTAATTCAATGGGAATGGGTGGTGTGGCAACTGCCTCACGGGTTTCACCCGATGGATCAGTGAGAGGTCGTGGATTGCATAACTCGGAGTACAGAAACTATAACCGAGGTGGATTTGGGCGTGGTCAGTCGAGGCAGTTTGCGTTTCAGCAGCCTTCACATGGAAATGACATTTTCATGGAAGCTGGAAAGTTAGCAGCTGAGTACCTTGTTTCCAAAGGTCTGCTTCCACCGAATGCTCTTTCAGGGAAATTGCCTAATGGTAGCTTAAAGAGCCCAATTGGGAATTTTCAGGGATTTAAGCCACAAGATATTGATGAAGGTCGGACATCAACTCTTTCACGTGTTGAGAGTGAGGTGGGGCCTGGTAGGAGAAGGTTTTCTGATGAATATGACAGAAATTATATGAGAGGAAGGAGAAGAAGCGAGTCCTTTCGAAGTTACAACTCTGAATTCAATCGAGAATTGCAAAGGAGTGGGTCGTCAGATAGAGCCAGGGCCTACCCCGATGTGAATGGTCTAGATGACGCTTTACCACGTGATAGAGATGAACAACAAGTGGCTAAAGATAGTAATGGGATGTTACCTAGTTTCGTTCCTGGTAAACAAAACCCAGATATAGAGACTGCCGGGGAGTCGATGAGCAGTGATCCAAAACCTGCCTTGGGAGATTCTGGTAAAGAGACAAGTACCATCAACACTGGAAATGATCTCCCATTAGATGGTCAACCCGAACAAAAGAAGTCTGAAGACATTGAAATGTCGAAAATAGAAGTTGATCCTGTTAATCTTGCCAACAGTAGTGATGCGTTGGAGAAAATAGCTGGTAACGAGGATATAGAAGTCAAGTTGTTCAGCAAAGAACATAACGAGACCAGCATGACTGGTAACAATTTACTTAGCTTATGTAGGTTTGGAAATGTTCCCACGAGAACACGTTCTGCCTTGGCAAACAGAGATTTGATGGTTGATGAGGATGCTCATGAGGTCGGGCTCCCTAAAGAAACTGAAGTGCATTCCCAAGACATCCCCGTCGATGTTTCCCCTGGTGTCATTTTATCAGATCAAAGACATGATGCAAAAAGCCTTGATTCTGACAAATTGAAACCGCCGCCGACCGAGGAAGAATCACGTCTTACTTATGCCATTAAACAGTTAAATGAGGCAAGTTCCTCATCCTTTCCTGGAAATACGTTGAAGGAGGAAGAGAAAATAGCGGGGCTAAGTGAAATTGGAAGTCGCAGTTCTATAGCAACGGGAAGAGGTGAGAAACGAGAATTGGACGACGGTGATGATTGTAAGGGAGGAACTAAGAGACCTAGAGAATTGACTTCATTAACAAGTACTTTCTCAGATGTCTTTCTGTACCATTCTAATTCAATGGAAAAGCATCAAACTTCACAGGAACCAAGGAGATCACATAGCGAGCCATTAATGTTTCCATCTGAGGAGAAGAGATCGGTAGACATTTCCATGATACCCGAGAGTGATGTGAGGCTGGGCAGTGACTTCACGGAGAAGCAACTTTTACCCAGTTCCTTTAAGGCTTTTGATCTCAATCTTATGGAAACTTCTGAtgtgaatgagaatcatgatgCTGATCCTGTTCACATCTTCCCGGTGGTTACTGAAGGTGTAAAACAAGAAGCACCAGTTGATATTCATCTGACCATGAGTAGTAACTCTGATATGACAAGTCACTATGCTAGATCTAGCTTTGATGGGCGAAATGTTGAGGTGATTGATTTGGAAAATGATTCTGAACAAGAAGAGAAGACTTTCAACAACCCTGAGAGAAG GTCTGAAGTTGAATTCACTGGAACAGATGGTTTTTCTAATAATGCACATAGTACCAACAATATACCCCATGCTCAGGATGGTTATGGACTTATGATTTCCGAATTACTTGGGAATGATATAGGAAATTGTTCTCCTCTACCAGGAGATATGAATTCTTTGCACAATGATATGGGCCTCCATAATGGAGAG gGCATGCTTGGTGACGATGATTCAATATATATGTCGTTGGGAGAAATTCCGATAA GCTTTTTGTCACCCTGGGAGCAGCCGCCGCAAGAATTTGGAAAGCCATTTTGA